One region of Agrobacterium tumefaciens genomic DNA includes:
- a CDS encoding class I SAM-dependent methyltransferase, translating into MSRLDSFIRRLTAQRDILNHVKADLDLPDEGAIMEIGLGNGRTFNHLRELFPQRRIVAFDRAMGAHASSVPAQEDLVIGEISETAPAFIGVEAAMVHADIGTGYPEKDAITLTWLPDLAAGMLAKGGVAVSGLPLDHPMLKPLPVPESVPTDRYFLYRKI; encoded by the coding sequence ATGAGCAGATTGGACAGTTTCATTCGCCGGCTGACCGCGCAGCGCGATATCCTCAACCACGTCAAGGCCGATCTTGATCTGCCTGACGAAGGCGCGATCATGGAAATAGGCCTTGGAAACGGGCGCACGTTCAATCATTTGCGGGAACTGTTTCCGCAACGCCGTATCGTTGCCTTCGACAGGGCCATGGGTGCACACGCCTCTTCCGTTCCGGCGCAGGAAGATCTCGTCATCGGTGAAATATCGGAAACCGCTCCGGCCTTCATCGGTGTGGAGGCGGCCATGGTGCATGCCGATATCGGCACGGGCTACCCGGAAAAGGATGCCATTACCCTGACATGGCTGCCGGACCTTGCCGCGGGCATGCTGGCAAAAGGCGGCGTTGCGGTCAGCGGTCTGCCTCTGGATCATCCCATGCTGAAGCCTCTGCCGGTGCCGGAAAGCGTGCCGACCGACCGTTATTTTCTCTATCGCAAGATTTGA
- a CDS encoding cyclic nucleotide-binding domain-containing protein, with the protein MLFKDEIQMLKRVPFFSEMEPSKLKLLAFASDRVSYHTGDMLFRQGDVGDAAYVLLTGKVDVLVDSPSGTLKVAEMTGNAIVGEIAILCDSVRTATVRASTNVEALRIGKEQFFKLMSDFPDITIKVMRVLAERLTQTTTELSKARANART; encoded by the coding sequence ATGCTTTTCAAAGACGAAATTCAAATGCTGAAACGCGTCCCGTTTTTTTCGGAAATGGAACCGTCGAAGCTTAAACTTCTCGCATTCGCATCCGACCGCGTGTCCTATCACACCGGCGACATGCTGTTCCGGCAGGGAGATGTCGGCGATGCGGCTTACGTCCTTTTGACCGGCAAAGTGGATGTTCTGGTCGATTCTCCGTCCGGCACGTTAAAAGTGGCCGAAATGACCGGCAATGCGATCGTCGGTGAAATCGCCATTCTCTGCGACAGCGTCAGAACCGCAACCGTGCGCGCCTCCACCAACGTGGAAGCCCTGCGTATCGGCAAGGAACAGTTCTTCAAGCTCATGTCCGATTTCCCTGACATTACCATCAAGGTCATGCGGGTTCTTGCCGAACGTCTCACCCAGACGACGACGGAGCTTAGCAAAGCGCGTGCAAACGCGAGAACATGA
- a CDS encoding adenylate/guanylate cyclase domain-containing protein: protein MIRFFSETNLRRARILSGLIIFAFVFSHLFNHSLALISIDTAERARKWFSLIWLNPVSSLLFYGSVVVHVCLVLRSLYQRRTLRMPLREALQAILGLSIPFLIISHAVNIRVSHMIYNIDVGYYSVVRRLWINNPMAGAWQSLALIVIWTHGCIGLFFWLRYRDWYPKIAGIFMTVAVMLPLLALLGFSDAGRWLEEVDRKYSLPPGLADTTVQRDDIPLQREMETRIRFVTDATEAIFVGAVMLVFVLRGVRSWRQRSTAIEIRYEHGAQARVPAGLSILEASRLAGVPHYSVCGGKGRCSTCRVRIVESKGPLPPPGDIEQTTLRRIHADSDVRLGCQLRPTQDIGIALLVSPPQQSDLPADAQPARPGKEEEIAILFCDIRNFTALSEAKLPYDVVFLLNRYFTIVGQAVEQAGGHLDKFIGDGAMALFGLGDDAENACRNAMKAAAIILRELSILNEGLEKQFAVRLEVVVGIHAGPTIVGVMGYGAAKTLTAIGDTVNVASRLESKAKEFGAAIVVSEPAIIQAGQEIADLRSEKIAIRGRNSQMKVFLLSKEESERYL from the coding sequence ATGATCCGTTTCTTTTCGGAGACCAATTTGAGACGCGCCCGGATCTTGTCCGGCCTCATCATTTTTGCCTTTGTATTTTCCCATCTTTTCAACCATTCGCTCGCTCTCATCTCCATCGATACCGCCGAGCGGGCGCGAAAATGGTTCAGCCTGATCTGGCTCAATCCCGTCAGCAGCCTGCTGTTTTATGGGTCGGTTGTGGTGCACGTCTGTCTTGTCCTGCGCTCGCTTTATCAGCGCCGGACATTGCGCATGCCGCTTCGCGAAGCGCTGCAAGCCATACTTGGCCTGTCGATCCCGTTTTTGATCATCAGCCACGCCGTCAATATTCGCGTGTCGCACATGATCTACAACATCGACGTGGGATATTACTCGGTCGTTCGCCGGCTCTGGATCAACAACCCGATGGCCGGCGCGTGGCAAAGCCTCGCATTGATCGTGATCTGGACCCACGGGTGTATCGGCCTGTTTTTCTGGTTACGGTACCGGGACTGGTATCCCAAAATTGCCGGGATATTCATGACTGTGGCGGTGATGCTGCCTTTGTTGGCGCTTCTGGGCTTCAGCGATGCCGGCCGCTGGCTGGAGGAGGTGGACAGAAAATACTCACTTCCTCCCGGGCTTGCAGATACCACCGTTCAAAGAGACGACATACCGTTGCAACGGGAGATGGAGACGCGTATCCGTTTCGTTACCGACGCAACGGAAGCGATTTTTGTCGGCGCGGTAATGCTGGTGTTCGTCTTGCGCGGCGTGCGCAGCTGGCGACAGAGATCGACGGCTATCGAAATCCGTTATGAGCATGGCGCGCAGGCGCGCGTCCCTGCCGGGCTCAGCATTCTGGAGGCCAGCAGACTCGCGGGCGTACCGCATTATTCCGTATGCGGCGGCAAAGGACGCTGTTCGACCTGCCGGGTCAGGATTGTCGAAAGCAAAGGCCCGCTTCCCCCTCCTGGAGATATCGAACAAACCACTTTGAGGCGCATCCATGCCGATTCAGATGTGCGGCTCGGCTGCCAGTTGCGGCCCACTCAGGATATTGGAATAGCGCTTCTGGTATCGCCGCCCCAACAGAGCGACCTGCCAGCGGATGCGCAACCGGCCCGGCCGGGCAAGGAAGAGGAGATCGCCATCCTCTTTTGTGATATCCGCAATTTCACCGCGCTTTCCGAGGCGAAACTGCCATATGACGTCGTGTTTCTTCTAAACCGCTACTTCACCATCGTCGGGCAGGCCGTAGAACAGGCCGGAGGACATCTCGACAAATTCATCGGTGATGGCGCCATGGCTCTTTTCGGACTTGGCGACGATGCAGAAAATGCCTGCCGCAACGCCATGAAGGCCGCCGCTATCATATTGCGGGAGCTTTCAATCCTGAATGAGGGACTGGAAAAACAATTTGCCGTCCGGCTGGAAGTGGTAGTAGGCATCCACGCTGGCCCGACGATAGTCGGCGTCATGGGCTATGGCGCAGCGAAAACCCTGACCGCCATCGGCGACACCGTGAATGTGGCGAGCAGGCTGGAATCCAAGGCCAAGGAATTCGGCGCCGCCATCGTCGTTTCCGAACCCGCCATCATTCAGGCGGGACAAGAGATTGCCGATCTGCGAAGCGAAAAAATCGCCATTCGCGGGAGAAACTCGCAAATGAAAGTTTTCCTGCTCTCGAAAGAAGAGAGCGAGCGTTACCTATAG
- a CDS encoding glycosyltransferase family 4 protein: MRIAFYSPLKSPNHPVPSGDRLMARLLMKAMAMSGHDVSVASELRSFLKQADDPARSLLADAATHEIETITERWQREGAPDLWFCYHPYYKAPDLLGPELGTRFDIPYVTAEASYSPKRNGMGWQAVQDELLAALNAAAINICFTVRDRDGLVRASPALRSAMLAPFIDASNFLEIAPHPTPGKLITVAMMRAGDKFDSYRALREALALLPQDLNWTLDIIGDGPERAAVQAMFSSFPDRRLVWHGEKNANEIADLLSKASVYVWPGHGEAYGLAYLEAQAAGLPVIAEAVAGVPEVVKSGTTGLLTPENDTAAYAGAIETLLGDDKRREDLARAARQFVKNERSLENAARELNDILLRAKARTS; encoded by the coding sequence ATGAGGATCGCTTTTTATTCACCGCTCAAATCGCCCAACCATCCCGTTCCCTCCGGAGACCGGCTGATGGCCCGCCTGCTGATGAAGGCGATGGCGATGAGCGGCCACGATGTTTCCGTCGCTTCCGAGCTGCGCAGCTTTCTCAAACAGGCTGACGATCCGGCGAGGTCCTTGCTTGCCGATGCGGCGACGCACGAAATCGAGACCATCACGGAGCGCTGGCAGCGGGAAGGCGCGCCGGATCTGTGGTTTTGTTATCACCCCTATTACAAGGCCCCGGACTTGCTCGGGCCGGAACTGGGCACACGTTTCGATATTCCCTACGTCACCGCCGAGGCCTCCTATTCCCCCAAGCGCAATGGCATGGGCTGGCAGGCGGTTCAGGACGAGTTACTGGCCGCATTGAACGCTGCCGCCATCAATATCTGCTTCACCGTGCGTGATCGCGACGGGCTTGTCCGCGCCTCTCCCGCACTCCGCTCGGCGATGTTGGCGCCCTTTATCGATGCCAGTAATTTTCTTGAAATTGCTCCGCACCCCACACCGGGAAAACTCATCACCGTCGCCATGATGCGGGCGGGCGACAAGTTCGACAGCTATCGCGCGCTTCGCGAAGCGCTTGCGCTGTTGCCGCAGGATTTGAACTGGACATTGGATATCATTGGCGACGGGCCGGAACGCGCTGCCGTACAGGCCATGTTCAGCTCTTTCCCCGATCGCCGTCTTGTCTGGCACGGAGAAAAAAACGCAAACGAAATCGCAGACCTTCTTTCAAAAGCATCGGTTTATGTCTGGCCGGGGCATGGCGAAGCCTACGGTCTCGCCTATCTCGAGGCACAGGCTGCGGGCCTGCCGGTTATCGCCGAAGCGGTGGCCGGCGTCCCCGAAGTGGTAAAATCCGGAACCACCGGATTACTGACACCGGAAAATGATACAGCCGCCTATGCTGGAGCAATCGAAACTCTGCTCGGCGATGACAAGCGGCGGGAGGACTTGGCAAGGGCAGCCCGCCAGTTCGTAAAAAATGAACGATCTCTGGAAAACGCCGCAAGAGAACTGAACGATATCCTGTTGCGAGCAAAGGCACGAACATCATGA
- a CDS encoding ABC transporter ATP-binding protein — MEQSLTRYIWSHTKRQQLFILLIVALSMIPYFLAFDLPKQIVNGPIQGDGFEGANATQLFMHLTVDIPYWGTVTLFPGLELNRMSMLMALSLTFLALVVINGLFKYYINTFKGRLGERLLRRIRFELIDRILRFPPTHFKRVKGAEISSMVKDEVEPLGGFTGDAFVQPALLGGQALSALFFILVQNFWLGLIAAFMAAIQVGIIPKMRRRLIELGRQRQLSARQLAGRIGEMVDGIGTIHAYDTSNFERADASHRLGDIFRIRYDLYQWKFLVKFINNFLAQLTPFFFYALGGYLTLKGSLDVGQLVAVINAYKELPGPLKELIDWDQARQDVQVKYEQVFEQFDASNMIDDKVQKLSPGAVAAIAAPIVVSNLTLEDDSGSRLLEQASLKIEAGEVIAIVGGSGAEALADAIGRTLWPTSGKVSINDVDILELPESLTGRRISYVSSDSYFFHASLKDNLLYGLKHAPLVEKQYEGAALEHRKWEIREAKLAGNPTIDINSEWIDYASSPAGDGKPENLIQAVLAVLDSVELSQDILEFALRSTIDPLTDLHLAARIVELRHVLRAELEKENLSGLIAPFELESYNSEATVGENLLFGTMRDSSQSIRTVIESEYFRSLMRETGLVKTLFEMGYTIAENIVEIFADLPGDHPFFQQLTFMTPDDVPVYQQMLQRLQSRSFDEANESERRAMLRLSFFYIEPRQRFGLLSPEIMNRIVEVRHMFHENLPDSLKNVIEIYDPTKYMSATSLLDNILFGKVSHRYTDASRRITHIVAEVMRKQGVYERVLAVGLDFNLGAGGKRLGPLQRQKLNLARALIRKSDYYVFNRPLPGLDPRQQEEIVERVITFLKQNNNNPAIVWVLSNATLSRMFDRVIVVHQGLISADGSYETLAQENGTFKDMVAT; from the coding sequence ATGGAACAAAGCCTTACGCGTTATATCTGGTCGCATACGAAGCGGCAGCAGCTTTTCATTCTGCTGATCGTCGCCTTGTCCATGATCCCCTATTTCCTCGCCTTCGATCTGCCCAAACAGATCGTCAACGGGCCCATTCAGGGAGACGGCTTCGAAGGGGCAAACGCGACACAGCTTTTCATGCATCTCACGGTCGATATTCCCTATTGGGGCACCGTGACGCTCTTCCCCGGGCTCGAACTCAACCGCATGTCGATGCTGATGGCGCTCAGCCTCACCTTCCTTGCGCTTGTCGTCATCAACGGGCTTTTCAAATATTATATCAACACCTTCAAGGGCCGCCTTGGCGAGCGGCTTCTCAGGCGTATCCGTTTCGAACTTATCGATCGGATCCTGCGGTTCCCGCCCACGCATTTCAAGCGGGTCAAGGGTGCTGAAATCTCCAGCATGGTGAAGGACGAGGTCGAGCCGCTGGGCGGATTTACCGGCGACGCCTTTGTGCAGCCGGCGCTTCTCGGCGGTCAGGCGCTCTCGGCACTCTTCTTCATTCTCGTGCAGAATTTCTGGCTGGGTCTGATTGCGGCTTTCATGGCCGCCATCCAGGTCGGCATCATCCCCAAAATGCGCCGTCGCCTCATCGAACTCGGGCGTCAGCGGCAGCTGAGCGCACGCCAGCTTGCCGGGCGCATCGGCGAAATGGTCGACGGCATCGGCACCATCCACGCCTATGACACCTCCAATTTCGAGCGTGCCGATGCCTCGCACCGGCTCGGCGACATCTTCAGGATCCGCTACGATCTCTACCAGTGGAAGTTTCTGGTCAAATTCATCAATAACTTCCTCGCGCAGCTCACCCCTTTCTTCTTTTATGCACTGGGCGGTTATCTCACGCTCAAGGGCAGCCTCGATGTCGGGCAGCTGGTTGCCGTCATCAACGCTTATAAGGAACTGCCAGGACCGCTGAAGGAGCTGATCGACTGGGATCAGGCGCGTCAGGATGTTCAGGTAAAATACGAGCAGGTCTTCGAGCAGTTCGATGCGTCGAACATGATCGATGACAAGGTGCAAAAACTGTCACCGGGAGCAGTCGCGGCAATTGCCGCACCGATCGTCGTCAGCAATCTCACGCTGGAAGACGATAGCGGCAGCCGGCTTCTGGAACAGGCATCGTTGAAGATCGAGGCAGGCGAGGTGATCGCCATCGTCGGTGGATCGGGAGCAGAGGCGCTCGCGGATGCTATCGGCCGCACGCTCTGGCCGACTTCCGGCAAGGTGAGCATCAACGACGTCGACATATTGGAATTGCCTGAATCGCTGACGGGCCGGCGCATCTCCTATGTGTCCTCGGACAGCTATTTTTTCCACGCCAGCCTGAAGGACAATCTGCTTTACGGTCTCAAGCATGCACCGCTTGTCGAAAAGCAATACGAAGGTGCAGCGCTGGAACACCGCAAATGGGAGATCCGCGAAGCCAAGCTTGCGGGCAATCCGACGATCGACATCAACAGCGAATGGATCGACTACGCTTCAAGCCCGGCCGGTGATGGCAAACCGGAAAACCTCATTCAGGCCGTTCTGGCTGTGCTCGACAGCGTGGAACTTTCACAGGATATTCTGGAATTCGCGTTGCGCTCGACGATCGACCCCTTGACCGACCTGCATCTTGCGGCCCGCATTGTGGAACTGCGACATGTCCTGCGCGCCGAACTGGAAAAGGAGAACCTGAGCGGCCTCATCGCTCCGTTTGAGCTGGAGAGCTACAACAGCGAGGCCACCGTGGGCGAGAACCTGTTGTTCGGTACCATGCGCGACTCATCACAGTCGATCAGGACCGTCATAGAAAGCGAATATTTCCGTTCGCTGATGCGCGAAACCGGCCTCGTCAAAACCCTGTTCGAAATGGGGTATACGATTGCCGAAAACATCGTGGAAATCTTCGCCGACCTGCCGGGTGACCACCCCTTCTTCCAGCAGCTCACATTCATGACGCCCGACGATGTTCCGGTCTATCAGCAAATGCTGCAACGTCTTCAGAGCAGGAGTTTCGACGAGGCCAATGAAAGCGAAAGACGCGCGATGCTGCGGCTGAGCTTCTTCTACATTGAGCCCCGGCAGCGTTTCGGCCTGCTGTCACCGGAAATCATGAACCGGATCGTTGAAGTCCGGCACATGTTCCATGAAAACCTGCCGGACAGCCTGAAGAACGTGATCGAAATCTACGATCCGACGAAATACATGAGTGCCACCAGCCTTCTGGACAATATTCTCTTCGGCAAGGTCAGCCATCGTTATACCGACGCATCACGGCGCATCACCCACATCGTGGCCGAGGTCATGCGCAAGCAGGGCGTCTATGAGCGTGTGCTTGCGGTGGGTCTGGATTTCAACCTCGGCGCCGGCGGCAAGCGGCTCGGGCCACTCCAGCGGCAGAAGCTCAATCTCGCAAGGGCGCTGATCCGCAAGTCCGACTATTACGTCTTCAATCGCCCCCTTCCCGGCCTCGATCCGCGGCAACAGGAGGAAATTGTCGAACGGGTCATCACATTCCTGAAACAGAACAATAATAACCCGGCGATCGTGTGGGTTCTGTCGAATGCGACGCTCTCGCGCATGTTCGACCGGGTCATCGTCGTCCATCAGGGCCTTATCAGCGCTGATGGAAGTTACGAGACTCTTGCGCAGGAAAACGGTACATTCAAGGATATGGTCGCAACATAA
- a CDS encoding nucleotide sugar dehydrogenase, translating to MTSPVVSQNLLSSIENKSAKAAVIGLGYVGLPLAITIAKAGFKVVGFDIDPGKMVAIDAGRSYIEAVSDEVLASVRRDDGFIATSDFSRLAECDVIAICVPTPLTKYREPDLSYVEKTCRDIAAHLRRGQLVVLESTTYPGTTDGVVKTILEATGLVSGVDFFIGFSPEREDPGNRDFETSNIPKVVAGDGEAAGKLMAAFYGSVVKKIVPVSTNATAEAVKITENVFRAVNIALVNELKVVYEAMGIDIWEVIDAAKTKPFGFMPFYPGPGLGGHCIPIDPFYLTWKSREYELPTRFIELAGEINTGMPRHVIGRVAEALDIRSGKALSRSKVLVVGLAYKKNVPDIRESPSLKLIELIQERGGEAAYYDPHVAEIPKTREYSHLMGMKSVAWDKQTVSAFDAVLVATDHDNVDYAALCEWSPLIIDTRNVFARRDIAAKHIIKA from the coding sequence TTGACTTCCCCAGTCGTTTCCCAGAACCTGCTTTCCAGCATCGAAAACAAAAGCGCCAAAGCGGCGGTGATCGGCCTTGGCTATGTCGGCCTGCCGCTAGCCATCACGATCGCCAAGGCCGGTTTCAAGGTCGTCGGTTTCGATATCGATCCCGGTAAAATGGTCGCGATCGATGCCGGCCGCAGCTATATCGAGGCGGTTTCGGACGAGGTGCTGGCAAGCGTCAGGCGCGATGATGGCTTCATCGCAACGTCTGATTTTTCCAGACTGGCTGAATGCGATGTGATTGCCATTTGTGTGCCGACGCCCCTGACGAAATATCGCGAGCCGGACCTCTCCTATGTCGAAAAGACCTGCCGGGACATTGCCGCGCATCTGCGCAGGGGGCAGCTTGTGGTGCTGGAATCGACCACCTATCCCGGCACGACCGACGGAGTTGTGAAGACCATTCTGGAAGCTACCGGACTTGTCTCCGGCGTCGACTTCTTCATCGGTTTTTCGCCCGAGCGGGAAGATCCCGGTAATCGCGACTTCGAGACCTCGAACATTCCAAAGGTCGTTGCAGGCGATGGTGAGGCTGCCGGAAAACTGATGGCGGCATTCTACGGCTCAGTGGTCAAGAAAATCGTTCCGGTCTCGACAAACGCCACGGCCGAGGCGGTGAAAATCACCGAAAACGTCTTCCGTGCTGTCAATATCGCGCTCGTCAATGAACTCAAGGTCGTCTACGAGGCCATGGGCATCGACATCTGGGAAGTGATCGACGCGGCGAAAACCAAGCCGTTCGGTTTCATGCCGTTTTATCCCGGCCCGGGTCTTGGTGGCCACTGCATACCGATCGATCCTTTCTATCTCACCTGGAAATCGCGAGAGTACGAGTTGCCGACGAGGTTCATCGAGCTCGCCGGCGAAATCAACACCGGCATGCCGCGTCATGTCATCGGGAGGGTCGCGGAAGCCCTCGACATCCGTTCCGGCAAGGCGCTCAGCCGCTCCAAGGTGCTGGTGGTCGGTCTCGCCTACAAGAAAAATGTGCCCGATATTCGTGAAAGTCCTTCGCTGAAACTCATAGAACTTATTCAGGAGCGCGGCGGCGAAGCGGCCTATTATGATCCGCACGTGGCAGAAATCCCGAAAACCCGGGAATATAGCCACCTGATGGGCATGAAATCCGTGGCTTGGGACAAGCAGACCGTCAGCGCCTTTGACGCTGTTCTGGTCGCGACCGATCACGACAATGTGGACTATGCCGCTCTTTGCGAATGGTCGCCGCTGATCATCGATACGCGAAACGTCTTCGCACGTCGGGATATCGCCGCAAAACACATCATCAAGGCCTGA
- a CDS encoding MBL fold metallo-hydrolase, protein MFDAGSGLHPAGLALRAEGITDVNLFFSHCHYDHIVGFPYFKPFYNSSNDVAIWSGHLAGTMTTREMLKDFMSPPWFPVPLEVCCAKMATRDFMPGDVLDVHPGLSIRTGMLNHPGNAIGYRLDWAGKSFAIITDTEHEPGNIDKNVLDLIKDVDLFLYDAMFTDEEMGLYRGYGHSSWQEAIRLAKLAGAKNVGFIHHAPSRSDDELDDIEKQAKAQFSGAFATMDGQIIDL, encoded by the coding sequence TTGTTCGACGCGGGCTCGGGGTTACACCCTGCTGGTCTGGCGTTGCGGGCGGAAGGTATTACCGACGTCAACCTGTTCTTCTCTCACTGCCATTACGACCACATCGTCGGCTTTCCCTATTTCAAGCCGTTCTACAATAGCTCCAACGATGTCGCCATCTGGTCGGGTCATCTTGCCGGCACCATGACAACGCGGGAAATGCTCAAGGACTTCATGAGCCCGCCATGGTTCCCCGTACCGCTGGAAGTCTGCTGCGCAAAAATGGCAACCCGTGACTTTATGCCGGGCGACGTCCTGGATGTTCATCCGGGCCTCTCGATCCGAACTGGAATGCTCAATCATCCGGGCAACGCCATCGGGTATCGCCTGGACTGGGCGGGAAAGTCATTCGCCATCATCACCGATACCGAACATGAACCGGGCAATATCGACAAGAACGTGCTTGATCTGATCAAGGACGTCGATCTCTTCCTCTACGACGCCATGTTTACCGATGAGGAGATGGGCCTTTATCGCGGTTATGGCCATTCGTCCTGGCAGGAGGCGATCCGCCTTGCCAAACTGGCAGGCGCAAAAAATGTCGGCTTCATCCACCACGCCCCAAGCCGCAGCGACGACGAACTGGACGACATCGAAAAACAGGCGAAAGCCCAGTTCAGCGGTGCATTCGCGACAATGGACGGCCAGATCATCGACCTCTGA
- a CDS encoding serine aminopeptidase domain-containing protein, translating to MAIDISERASGEPSPDMLSLSGIASDGSIAHPVSFQGCTGVFHPARKEVKQDHAVLFVSPWGMEELCTRKFQRVVAERLAAAGVASLRFDYHGAADALDPEDVDRAADWLSDTRAALDYLKSLSGCSRVVVIAQGLGCLIAIQALADAAAVDSMALLAPVVSGRSYLRELAMWSSMIDDGLGLRPGQRMAEAGAIAGMAMPVGVADAVKKVNLAKLDTAPARSILVLSRPGRASDSDFAKQLAAIGAEVGEAEFEGYDDLVSSPTLSKIPGDVVKRLRDWVLSQTHAADAAGPQEDIIVNAPQRGRGFLEQPVQFGEAGRLFGVFCEPDDRPAVSSVLLLGAAYDRHAGWGRLSVQTARLLAREGIASLRFDAANIADSPPVKNAPDQVLYDAAQNDDVAAALDFLSRRGKGPVVAAGRCSGAYLAFNGALADDRISGVVAVNPVVFHWRKGRSVDEALHKPPRSFGEYSQRFRQGATFKRLVSGDVDVVSAGRNIAKATLKKLSIKTARLSRRGSEEGRAVYGAFDKLKTRDVSISLLYSDNDDGLEHFRYYFNADGRGLSAYRNVSLTIIPDADHNLSTPEARKAYIDAVKLMALKGKSPAGA from the coding sequence ATGGCGATAGATATTTCAGAGCGTGCAAGCGGTGAACCGTCCCCTGACATGTTGTCGCTTTCGGGCATTGCATCCGATGGGTCGATCGCACATCCGGTTTCTTTTCAAGGATGCACGGGTGTTTTTCACCCGGCGCGCAAAGAGGTCAAACAGGATCATGCGGTTCTTTTCGTCAGCCCCTGGGGCATGGAGGAACTGTGCACTCGCAAGTTTCAGCGGGTTGTGGCTGAACGACTGGCGGCGGCCGGCGTCGCCAGCCTGCGGTTCGACTATCATGGCGCCGCGGATGCGCTCGATCCGGAGGATGTCGACCGTGCGGCGGATTGGCTTTCCGACACGCGAGCGGCGCTCGATTATCTAAAAAGTCTTTCCGGCTGTTCCAGGGTGGTCGTCATCGCTCAGGGTCTCGGCTGTCTGATCGCCATACAGGCGCTCGCCGATGCGGCGGCCGTCGATTCCATGGCGCTTCTCGCGCCCGTCGTCTCCGGCCGGAGCTATCTTCGCGAATTGGCGATGTGGTCGTCCATGATTGACGATGGCCTTGGTCTTCGTCCCGGGCAGCGCATGGCGGAGGCGGGGGCAATTGCAGGCATGGCCATGCCGGTGGGTGTTGCTGATGCTGTCAAGAAGGTCAATCTTGCAAAGCTGGATACTGCTCCTGCGCGCAGCATTCTGGTGCTGTCGAGACCGGGCCGGGCGAGCGACAGCGATTTTGCCAAACAACTCGCCGCGATTGGTGCCGAGGTGGGGGAGGCGGAATTTGAGGGATATGACGATCTCGTATCCAGTCCCACACTCTCGAAAATACCCGGCGATGTGGTGAAGCGGCTTCGGGATTGGGTCCTGTCCCAAACTCATGCCGCGGATGCGGCGGGTCCGCAGGAGGATATCATCGTCAACGCTCCGCAGCGCGGTCGCGGTTTTCTGGAACAGCCGGTGCAATTTGGCGAAGCCGGCCGGCTTTTCGGTGTTTTTTGCGAGCCTGACGATCGGCCGGCGGTATCCTCGGTCCTTCTGCTCGGCGCGGCCTACGACCGGCATGCGGGTTGGGGCAGGCTTTCCGTGCAAACGGCCCGTTTGCTCGCACGGGAGGGTATCGCTTCGCTGCGGTTCGACGCGGCCAATATTGCCGACAGCCCCCCGGTCAAAAACGCGCCCGATCAGGTTCTTTACGATGCGGCGCAGAATGACGACGTGGCCGCTGCGCTCGATTTTCTCAGTCGGCGTGGCAAAGGACCCGTCGTTGCTGCTGGGCGCTGCAGTGGCGCCTACCTCGCCTTCAATGGCGCGCTTGCCGATGACCGGATCAGCGGGGTGGTTGCGGTTAATCCGGTTGTGTTCCACTGGCGGAAAGGCCGCTCGGTCGATGAAGCGCTGCACAAACCGCCACGGTCCTTTGGGGAATACAGCCAGCGTTTTCGCCAGGGCGCTACGTTCAAGCGTCTCGTCAGCGGCGATGTCGATGTGGTGAGCGCTGGTCGCAATATCGCCAAGGCGACGCTCAAGAAGCTTTCGATAAAAACGGCAAGGCTTTCCCGCCGGGGGAGCGAGGAAGGGCGTGCCGTCTACGGTGCTTTCGACAAGCTCAAGACAAGGGATGTGTCCATCAGCCTGCTTTACAGTGACAATGACGACGGGCTTGAGCATTTCCGGTATTATTTCAACGCCGATGGCAGGGGCCTGTCGGCCTATCGGAATGTGTCGCTGACGATTATTCCTGACGCCGACCATAATCTTTCAACGCCTGAGGCCAGAAAAGCCTACATCGATGCGGTGAAGCTGATGGCTCTAAAAGGAAAATCGCCGGCTGGAGCCTAG